A genomic stretch from Pseudodesulfovibrio senegalensis includes:
- a CDS encoding asparaginase yields the protein MNTMNKCGEVVVFFTGGTIGMSPAEGTHGVAPGGNFDNLLNQLAPQPEGIRLRPVQWSDKPSPHMTPEDMFRLSRDIQTALDEDKVLGAVVLHGTDVLAESAYMADLVVQSPKPVLFTGSMRYYSESGYDGLRNLINAVRAVLLPLPAGTGSCVLMTDRIFPAREAVKVNSLNVDAFESREAGVIGYVAGESVVLAGCPQSAKPGLKIDTDRIEPSVVLLAGYTGMDSGLLDHVREQGARGVVVEGFGAGNVPPNMVPGIERCMEAGIPVVLATRCIEGGVWPIYGYPGGGADLADKGVLLCGRLGGPKARIKLMLALGAGLHGKELQHIFD from the coding sequence ATGAACACCATGAACAAGTGCGGCGAAGTGGTCGTCTTTTTCACGGGCGGCACCATCGGCATGAGCCCGGCGGAGGGCACGCACGGCGTCGCCCCGGGCGGCAATTTCGACAACCTGCTCAACCAGTTGGCCCCGCAGCCCGAGGGCATCCGGCTGCGGCCCGTGCAATGGTCGGACAAGCCCAGCCCGCACATGACGCCCGAGGACATGTTCCGGCTGAGCCGGGACATTCAGACCGCGCTGGACGAGGACAAGGTGCTCGGGGCCGTGGTGCTGCACGGAACCGACGTGCTGGCCGAATCCGCCTACATGGCCGACCTCGTGGTGCAATCGCCCAAGCCCGTGCTCTTTACCGGCTCCATGCGCTACTATTCCGAATCCGGCTACGACGGCCTGCGCAACCTCATCAACGCGGTGCGCGCCGTGCTGCTGCCCCTGCCCGCCGGAACCGGATCCTGCGTACTCATGACCGACCGCATCTTTCCGGCCCGCGAAGCCGTCAAGGTCAATTCCCTGAACGTGGACGCCTTCGAATCACGCGAGGCCGGGGTCATCGGCTATGTGGCCGGAGAATCCGTGGTGCTGGCCGGATGCCCGCAATCCGCAAAGCCGGGCCTGAAGATCGATACCGACCGCATCGAACCGTCCGTGGTGCTGCTAGCCGGCTACACGGGCATGGACTCCGGGCTGCTGGACCATGTGCGCGAACAGGGCGCGCGCGGCGTGGTGGTGGAAGGATTCGGCGCGGGCAACGTGCCGCCGAACATGGTTCCGGGCATCGAGCGCTGCATGGAGGCGGGGATTCCGGTTGTGCTGGCCACCCGCTGCATCGAGGGCGGGGTCTGGCCCATCTACGGCTATCCGGGCGGCGGTGCCGACCTTGCGGACAAGGGCGTGCTGCTCTGCGGACGGCTGGGAGGCCCGAAAGCGCGCATCAAGCTCATGCTGGCGCTCGGAGCAGGGCTGCACGGCAAGGAGTTGCAACACATTTTCGATTGA
- a CDS encoding AAA family ATPase, with protein sequence MIERRADAPVRIVLTGSECTGKSTLAKALAEHYGVGFAREYLREYFEKAGGRLCIDDTVPIAEGQLQRETLLEQRGSNPLICDTDALSSVIYANHYFGSCPQRIEAILASRPRTHYLLCHIDVPWRADGQRDRPEQREHMHGLFASELDRRGFAHTRVRGSLAQRMATAMGIVDRLLSA encoded by the coding sequence ATGATCGAGCGCAGGGCCGATGCCCCGGTGCGCATCGTGCTGACCGGGTCGGAATGCACGGGCAAATCCACGCTGGCCAAGGCCTTGGCCGAGCACTACGGCGTGGGCTTTGCCCGGGAATATCTGCGTGAGTATTTCGAAAAGGCGGGCGGCAGGCTCTGCATAGACGACACCGTGCCCATTGCCGAGGGCCAACTGCAGCGCGAAACCCTGCTTGAACAACGCGGCAGCAATCCCCTGATCTGCGATACGGATGCGCTCAGCTCCGTGATCTATGCCAACCACTATTTCGGATCGTGTCCTCAGCGCATCGAAGCCATTCTTGCGTCGCGGCCCCGCACGCATTACCTGCTCTGCCACATCGACGTTCCATGGCGGGCGGATGGCCAGCGCGACCGCCCGGAACAGCGCGAACACATGCACGGCCTGTTTGCGTCCGAACTGGATCGGCGCGGGTTCGCGCACACTCGTGTGCGCGGCTCGCTTGCGCAGCGGATGGCCACGGCCATGGGCATCGTGGACCGGTTGCTTTCGGCCTGA
- the pnuC gene encoding nicotinamide riboside transporter PnuC codes for MDMLASAAGFVADFIAAMGWGEKVSTLTGLIYIVLSVRQNPLCWPFGIVSVAVWMVIVFAGRLYMDAFLQLVYVVLGFYGWYQWLRGGADSTPLPVRRVSARLWAWLCGLGLAATVPLGLVSQHVLHASFPWWDTVTTVLSLMAQYLLAKKYLENWVLWVIADAMYVGIYIAKGWPGYSVLMGIYTVMAVAGFVSWRRSMERGEAVA; via the coding sequence ATGGACATGCTCGCCAGCGCCGCCGGATTCGTGGCCGACTTCATCGCGGCCATGGGCTGGGGCGAAAAGGTCTCCACCCTGACAGGACTCATCTACATCGTGCTCAGCGTACGGCAGAATCCGCTTTGCTGGCCCTTCGGCATCGTCAGCGTGGCCGTGTGGATGGTCATCGTGTTCGCGGGCAGGCTGTACATGGACGCCTTTTTGCAACTGGTCTACGTGGTGCTGGGTTTTTACGGCTGGTACCAATGGCTGCGCGGCGGCGCAGACAGCACGCCCCTGCCCGTGCGGCGGGTTTCGGCGCGCCTGTGGGCATGGCTGTGCGGATTGGGGCTTGCGGCCACGGTACCGCTGGGTTTGGTGTCCCAGCATGTGCTGCACGCGTCCTTTCCGTGGTGGGACACCGTGACCACGGTGCTCAGCCTCATGGCTCAATACCTGCTGGCCAAAAAGTATCTGGAAAACTGGGTGCTGTGGGTCATTGCGGACGCCATGTACGTGGGCATCTACATTGCCAAGGGCTGGCCCGGCTATTCCGTGCTCATGGGCATTTACACGGTCATGGCCGTGGCCGGGTTCGTGAGCTGGCGGCGCAGCATGGAGCGCGGCGAGGCCGTGGCATGA
- a CDS encoding NmrA family NAD(P)-binding protein, which translates to MKIFVTDAATLAGAAIVEELSGRGHDVVAAVPAGTGQTVPGATVKEVDTLDQQAMADAMQGCETMIVAVPLTQDMKKIGNAAVKAAAETGIQHIVSVSCAGASFDAHWRLGREYGFVDLIAEESGIPFTVLRPNVFMQEIVNDHETAIREQSLLSLPHGKAQVSFMDARDLGLCVHAVLEAMDEHAGKTYALTGPEPLSGTELADLLGNAAGKPVRWEEQPEAAYSQALSKAGASDWVVEMLVSRARIIRRDMAWNATGAVKYLTGQPPRAFADFARENADRLR; encoded by the coding sequence ATGAAGATATTCGTAACGGATGCCGCGACTCTGGCAGGAGCGGCCATTGTGGAGGAATTGTCCGGCCGGGGACATGACGTGGTTGCCGCCGTGCCTGCCGGGACCGGGCAAACCGTGCCGGGCGCAACCGTCAAGGAAGTGGACACGCTGGACCAGCAGGCCATGGCCGACGCCATGCAGGGCTGCGAAACCATGATCGTGGCCGTGCCTTTGACGCAGGACATGAAAAAGATCGGCAACGCCGCGGTCAAGGCTGCTGCGGAAACCGGCATCCAGCATATTGTCAGCGTCTCCTGCGCGGGCGCGTCCTTTGACGCCCACTGGCGGCTGGGCCGGGAATACGGATTCGTGGACCTCATCGCCGAGGAATCCGGCATTCCCTTTACCGTGCTGCGGCCCAACGTCTTCATGCAGGAAATCGTCAATGACCACGAAACGGCCATTCGCGAGCAGTCCCTGCTCTCCCTGCCCCACGGCAAGGCGCAGGTCAGCTTCATGGACGCGCGCGACCTTGGCCTGTGTGTGCACGCCGTGCTGGAGGCAATGGACGAGCACGCGGGCAAGACCTACGCGCTGACCGGTCCGGAACCTCTTTCCGGCACGGAACTGGCCGATCTGCTGGGCAACGCCGCAGGCAAGCCGGTGCGCTGGGAAGAACAGCCCGAGGCCGCCTATTCGCAGGCACTGAGCAAAGCGGGCGCAAGCGACTGGGTGGTGGAAATGCTGGTCAGCCGGGCGCGCATCATCCGGCGCGACATGGCCTGGAACGCCACGGGCGCGGTCAAGTACCTGACCGGGCAGCCGCCGCGGGCCTTTGCGGACTTTGCGCGGGAAAACGCGGACAGACTCCGGTAG
- a CDS encoding cupin domain-containing protein, which yields MSASIFTHLDDNHPGPWNPHPAFTGVSLKATLCGADTNNAFSAHLVRIDPGCVIGMHTHETQCELHEVAEGSGQCVLAGEVLDYAPGVSAVMPVGAAHEVRAGKNGLKILAKFVPPLV from the coding sequence ATGAGCGCTTCCATTTTCACGCATCTGGACGACAACCATCCCGGCCCGTGGAATCCGCATCCCGCCTTCACGGGCGTTTCCCTCAAGGCCACGCTGTGCGGCGCGGACACGAACAACGCCTTTTCCGCGCATCTGGTGCGTATTGATCCGGGCTGCGTCATCGGCATGCATACCCACGAAACCCAGTGCGAGCTGCACGAAGTGGCCGAGGGCTCGGGCCAGTGCGTGCTGGCGGGCGAGGTTCTGGACTATGCTCCGGGCGTGAGTGCGGTCATGCCCGTGGGCGCGGCACACGAAGTCCGGGCCGGGAAAAACGGCCTGAAGATTCTCGCCAAGTTCGTGCCGCCTCTGGTATAG
- a CDS encoding helix-turn-helix domain-containing protein, with amino-acid sequence MQQKYKDGLNYMRVPALPGVGLVHAESVSRGVSRHAHDSLCFGAVLAGSRDFLSGDEHTTVRTGQVMAINPQEVHACGMEGPCSYVMFSVEPDALARALRSMDLPDHPLPRIRDMVINDPKLYGMIARLAEITLRHGDPLESQTLYLDILSRLLDEHADIPPAPMSDEPEAVTRARAFLNANFAQPISLDELARQAGLSPFHLSRMFTARVGLPPHEYQVSRRVRRAKKMLADGEPAAQVAAECGFADQSHLSRAFKRIMGMTPGQYAQAHLSR; translated from the coding sequence ATGCAGCAAAAATACAAGGACGGACTCAATTACATGCGTGTCCCGGCCCTGCCCGGCGTGGGGCTGGTGCACGCGGAAAGCGTGAGCCGCGGCGTTTCGCGCCATGCGCACGATTCGCTCTGCTTCGGCGCGGTGCTGGCTGGCAGCCGGGATTTTCTTTCCGGCGACGAGCACACCACCGTGCGCACCGGACAGGTCATGGCCATCAACCCGCAGGAGGTGCACGCCTGCGGCATGGAAGGGCCATGCTCCTACGTCATGTTCAGCGTGGAGCCGGACGCGCTGGCCCGTGCCCTGCGCTCCATGGATCTGCCCGACCACCCCCTGCCCAGAATACGGGACATGGTCATCAACGACCCCAAGCTCTACGGCATGATCGCCCGGCTGGCGGAAATCACCCTGCGCCACGGCGACCCGCTGGAATCGCAGACCCTGTATCTGGACATCCTCTCCCGGCTGCTGGACGAACACGCGGACATCCCGCCCGCGCCCATGAGCGACGAGCCCGAAGCCGTGACCCGGGCGCGCGCCTTTCTCAACGCCAACTTTGCCCAGCCCATATCGCTCGACGAGCTGGCCCGGCAGGCCGGGTTGAGCCCGTTCCACCTCAGCCGCATGTTCACGGCACGGGTGGGGCTGCCCCCGCACGAATATCAGGTTTCGCGCCGGGTGCGACGCGCCAAGAAGATGCTGGCCGACGGAGAACCTGCCGCGCAGGTGGCCGCGGAATGCGGCTTTGCGGACCAGAGCCACCTCTCGCGCGCGTTCAAGCGCATCATGGGCATGACGCCGGGGCAGTATGCGCAGGCCCATTTATCGCGCTGA
- a CDS encoding HD-GYP domain-containing protein, which produces MDRKTADKRLMRIIQQIAAGNYSDEIMELTGPEYPANVQELAEAVGMMMVKIEAREFHLEQLLERIKENSLKTVTSIAVALGRRDEYTEGHGERVGIYSERLARRMGLSSQDVEDVRVAGILHDIGKIGFSDRMFCGEDTAMSEAMMLEIRSHPQWGHDILSGLDYLGPVLDYVYAHHERLDGRGYPRGLEADQIPMGARILAVADCFDAMTTDRPYQRGRPAEEALSILGSMAESGALDPDAVEAFMEDIEEHGMAD; this is translated from the coding sequence ATGGACAGAAAGACCGCGGACAAACGGCTCATGCGCATCATTCAGCAGATTGCCGCAGGCAACTATTCCGACGAGATCATGGAACTGACCGGCCCGGAATACCCGGCCAACGTGCAGGAGCTGGCCGAGGCCGTGGGCATGATGATGGTCAAGATCGAGGCCAGGGAATTCCACCTCGAACAGCTTCTGGAGCGCATCAAGGAAAACTCGCTCAAGACAGTGACATCCATCGCCGTGGCTCTGGGCCGCCGCGACGAGTATACCGAAGGCCACGGCGAACGCGTGGGCATATACAGCGAACGCCTTGCCCGGCGCATGGGCCTGTCCTCTCAGGACGTGGAGGATGTCCGCGTGGCCGGAATCCTGCACGACATCGGCAAGATCGGATTCAGCGACCGCATGTTCTGCGGCGAGGACACGGCCATGAGCGAGGCCATGATGCTGGAAATCCGCAGCCATCCGCAATGGGGCCACGACATTCTTTCCGGGCTGGACTACCTCGGCCCGGTGCTGGACTACGTGTACGCCCACCATGAGCGGCTGGACGGCCGGGGCTATCCGCGCGGGCTGGAAGCCGACCAGATTCCCATGGGGGCGCGCATCCTTGCCGTGGCCGACTGCTTTGACGCCATGACCACGGACCGCCCCTACCAGCGCGGCCGCCCGGCGGAAGAGGCCCTGTCCATACTCGGGTCCATGGCCGAATCCGGAGCGCTGGACCCGGACGCGGTGGAAGCCTTCATGGAAGACATCGAGGAACACGGCATGGCCGACTGA